In Oncorhynchus masou masou isolate Uvic2021 chromosome 28, UVic_Omas_1.1, whole genome shotgun sequence, the DNA window gtgtgtgtgtgtgtgtgtgtaggtggataAGCAGGTGCGGGCCTACTATGAGCAGACTATGAAGGAGTGGCTGGGCTGTGAGGCCATCGTcaagcagagggagggggagaagcaTGCTGAAGCCATAGCCAAGTGCAATTCTGTGGAAAGACCAGGACCAGTGCAGCGAGACTCCACCATCAGCACTGATGTAAGGGGGTCCTACCTGTCCCATTTGATGAGGGTAATACATGATAGAGTTAGTGACTCGTTGGCATATggttaacatactgtactaacatatGATTCTTCATGGTGTTCTCTTCCTGGATGGCATTTGACCCCATATCCTACACCAGTCCTCACAGAGCACCAGTTCAGAGAAACAGATTGCCCAGAGTGACTCCAGCAGTAGCACACAGGTACAGGAGGCTTTCTTTCTGGGGCATAATACATCACCACATAACATTATAGTTTCCCTTAATACTGAATACTTGTGAAGTTGTGCCTTACAATAGTAGGGAGACTTTATAATGCTGGGTATTCACTGTCTGTTGTCCGGTGTTGCAGGCATTTGGGTCTGTGGAGGAGGTGGATCCGATAGAATCCGAGATGAAGCCAGAGGAAGGCAAAGAGGTGTCCAAAATTCCATTGAAAGACTGCCCAGATGTGGCCAACCGAAATGTTACCTCAGAATCTGGAGACCCACCCAAAAAAATCTCTGTTGGCTCAGGTCTTCCAGAACAGCCCCAAAGCACAAACAACAACAGCCCTGCAACAAAACTTCCTGCAACTGATTTAACTGTCAAAACAGTTGCCACTCAGCCATCACCAGAGCCATCAGAGCCCCAGGGAGCTGCATCTAGGCCAGTGGCAGAGACCCAAGCTGGGTCAAAGCTAACCGAGGATCTCCCTGTCTCAAGATCAACAGAGGAACCAAAGGTCACGATAACAATTGATGACAAGGCAGGGGAGGAGCGTCCTAAGGCTCCAACACAAGAGTCCAAAGCCCCAGAGAGTAAAGAGGTTGAATGCTCTGAATCGGTAGAAATCATACAAATCCCAGAGAGGGTTAAAGAAAGGGGTTCTGACAAAGAAGACGTGAAGTCCTTAGGAAATACTGAAACTGAAAACAAAGTTGCAGGAAATGGGTTGTCTGAAGTTTACACCACAAAAGACCCAAAGCTGCCTGTGAGAGCTGCGTACGCAACTGAGAATACTGATATTCTCAAACTAGAAACGGAGGTTTCTAATGTATATATTCCAGCTCCACCACTAGGCGAGGCCACAGTTAATAAAACACTAGAGAGCAAAGCCTCAGTGTCAGAACCATCCTGTGCCACAGAACCATCTTTAACAGAAGGAAACAAAGCTTCAACAATAGCAGTGGAGGCTGATATTGCTGAAAAAGAGGACCCAAACTTCTCTGACATTGAAGAAATCACAGAATCTGAATTACAAAAAATTAAAACCCCTCAAACCAGCGAAGCTTGTGTTTGTGAGAAAGACATGGGTAGTACTGAAGAAAAGGTTTCAGAAATAGCCGAAACCAAAACATTAGACACTGTGGAGGCCAGTGTCCCTGAGAAAAGCAATACCAAAGCTGCAGAAATGACAGTTGCCATAGATTCAGAGAAACATGCCCCTTGCATGCCAGTACTGAAGCCACCTCAGCTAGAGGCCAGGGCCAGTGTTACAGTGACAGCCCACTCTATGCGTTCTCCTGATACACTAGATTCTGATGACTCGCCCTCTGCCTTAGAGATGGAGGACATTCCCACGGCCTGGGCAAGACCCTTGTCTGGCCTGATGGCTCCCCCTGCTGCCCCCTTCTTGGCCCTGGGGAGAGTTGTTTCAGGGGAACCTGTCCTGCATGCAAGCTCCAACACCAGTCTTGATGGAACTGAGCCAACCCTGTCTGAGGAGGAGCCTGAGATGGAGAGTCTCTACCCCCAGTCTGACTTTTTGGTTGTGACAGGTGAACTCAAACCTGAGGTTTCACCAGTGGTAGTGTCCCCTGCAGGGACCACCTACTCTGTAAGTACTCCAAATGAGTTACCTGTGTGCACTGTAATGCATGTTGCAGATTTTAGGGGTTGATTGGCTAAGAGTTGGTTCAACATACAatacacttatcccaccagacatgccaccaggggtcttttcagtccccaaatccagaataaattcaagaaaacgtacagtattatatagagccctcattgcatggaacttccttccatctcatattgctcaaataaacagcaaacctggtttaaaaaatcAGATAAAGAAACATCATGCGGCACAACGCcgctcccctatttgacctagatagtttgtgtgtatgcattgatatgtaggctacgtgtgcctttttataaaatgtatgtagttctgtacTTCAGCTGTTCTTTTCTATTGATTCTCTGCATTATATCattttgtattatgtttcatgttttatgtgaaccccaggaagtgtagctgctgcttttgcaacagctaatggggatcctaataaaatacccaaCTACAAACAGAGCTGTCACAATGCTGGAATGAATCATGAAACAGTAGCCATTTGAACATGAACCGCTTTAACTAACCTTAGTCCCTTTTGTCACTCTGTGCAGCAAGATCAGCTGGACTTGTACTTGCTCAACCTGCATCGCATTGATAAGGACGTGAGACGCTGTGACAGAACCTACTGGTACTTCACCCCTGCTAATCTGGAGAAACTACGCAACATAATGTGCAGTTATGTGTGGCAGCATCTGGAGATTGGCTATGTCCAGGGCATGTGTGATCTGCTGGCTCCTTTACTGGTCATTCTGGATGACGGTCAGTCTGCATGAGCAATAGCTCTCCTTGAACTGCATTATTCACAGCCATGAGTAAGATAAGATTAATAATTTGCCGTTGATGTGTGTCTCAGAGGTCATGGCTTTCAGCTGCTTCTCTGAGTTGATGAAGAGGATGAATCAGAACTTCCCCCATGGAGGGGCCATGGACTCACACTTTGCCAACATGCGCTCCCTCATCCAGGTACCATACACGTGCATGTACATACTCAATCACACATGCACATTATTATAAGTACAGTGATATTACATTGTAGTAAAAGATAGGCACTtgccatcccccccccccccccactagatCCTTGATTCAGAGCTCTTTGAACTGATGCAGATGAATGGAGACTACACTCACTTCTACTTCTGCTACCGCTGGTTCCTGCTAGACTTCAAAAGAGGTACTGGCATCTGCATGGGCGTGTTCGACCGCATACACTATCTGTATGGTGATGGAATCAAACAGAAAGGGGGGATTTCACATTGGAACCTGAGGAAATAGTTTATGCTGATGATGTTAAAACTTAAATTAATCGCGTTCAAGGTATACAATATGAAGGACCTGTATAGATTTTGGAAAATGTCATTGTCAATATTTTTATTTCATTAACATGACTCTTCTGCAGGCAGGTCACATCTGACAGTCCTACTCGGTATATAACCTGATGTGTCATTCTTCCTCCAGAGATGTTGTATGATGATGTGTTCTCCGTGTGGGAGAGCATCTGGGCGGCCACATATACCTCCTCCACTCATTTTGTCCTCTTCATCGCTCTGGCACTGGTGGAGATATACCGAGACATCATCCTGGAGAACAACATGGACTTCACTGACATCATCAAGTTCTTCAACGGTGAGGCTAAACGAGGACGTTAGATGTTGTTATGCAATGGAATATTTGATCATTCAGTTGTTTCATTCATTTCATTGTCACTGAGTGTTTGCTTGCTAAATGTATGATCTGAAGGTACCAACTGCCTTTACTGTGCTTGCTGACAAAGGCAAAAGCCTAGCTACCTCCATAGACTACACTCATATGTAAATCAGCACAAGCAGCTAGGCTCGAGTGACACGGTGtgtttttgatttgatttccctCTTCAGAAATGGCTGAGCATCACAACATCCCGCAGGTCCTAACGATGGCTCGAGACTTGGTCCTCAAAGTGCAGACTCTCATAGAAAACAAGTGATCCAGCATGTGTCTTTTCCTCCCCTTTCACTCAGTGTCCAAAATTGTGAAAATTGTGAGAAAGTCACATAAAATTAATGTATTCTGAAATCGTAACTTGTATTTGTGTGAAAGCTAAACCAACAATTGACAAAAGCAGACATAGTGGTCAGTATTTTAAAATCACGCTTCACAATCATTATTTTTATTCCTGAAATCGTCAGGTGAACCATACTGAAGCTGTTGTCACACTACAATAATTGCACAATGCAGTATTTCTGTCTGTCCCTAAAAGCACTTTCCTATGTTCAGGTAATTAACATTATAATCAATAAGTTtatgaaaaaaatgtaattgttcaCTTGGTGAATGtaccattttaaaaacaaaaACTCTTTGCATATTGCTTCagaatgtttttgtatttgttttgccTTAAATTTAGCTATCTTGTGCAGGGATATTCTCAATATGATAACCAAATGAGATCTTGTTTGTACATTTCCTTCATACACTTCCCATCAGTTAGAACCATTCACAGAGTAAAGGTGCAGCCAAAAAGCTTGCACCTCTCCAACATCGCAGGAACACTTGCTGAAACCCCTGGCTGTATCTCAAACATATTGTCCCCCATGTATTCCAGTGTTTTTGTATTAAGTGCTTAAATCTGTCTTATCTTCTCCTTATCGGCTAAATGTCTGCGTGTATTGCTGTTGTACTGTAATGGTAACTGTACAATTATTTGAAACACACATAGGCTAATATTCAAAagtatctgtgagtataacaatgTAGCTATACTGTGTAATATCAGATATACACACACGTAGGCCACTGTACATGTGATTTGTTGCTTGACGACAATAGATAAATATACCGACAAACATATGAGAAAAATACTCTTATTTTTTCAATGTATTCTTGAATTgtttattgttgttattacttTGCTGTGTATTAAACAATCAGTATATTTTGGATTCAACATTGTGCAAAGTTTGGTTTAATTCGTTTCACTCTCTGTGCGGTCTTTTGTGTAAAATTGTTTGCCTGTAGCCAAAGTGTGCTGTTGCTTTAACAATGTGTCGCTTGTTTATTACGCCATCAAAGTACGCAATGGTGTCTGGCTAAACAGATCATATGGTTCAAGGGAAGTCAAGAGAACTGTGCAGAAGATAATTTTGCTTGCAATAAATTCAATAATTAATCGTTATCTTTATTCTTTCAGTATTTGTTATTCTCATACGGTCTATGGTTATTCCGCATTGAAGATGAATAGTGTTGGAGAGGGCTGCACTGACCTAAAACGGGAATATGACCAGTGCTTTAACCGTTGGTTTGCTGAGAAATTCTTGAAGGGAGATCGAAGCGGTGATCCCTGTACCGAAATGTTCAAGAAATATCAGCATTGTGTCCAGGTAATATACATGATATCAAACACGGACGTATGTTAGCTATCTGCCTATTCATCATCACCACGCATTGATAACTGCTGTACCACGTACTGTTAGCTAACCAAAATGATGCAACACCAATGTGTCAGCTGTCAGGCCACAGAAGCCTATTCTTCACAGGACTGAAACACAGGGCATCTATTTCCAATATATGAATGTAAATATACTCACTTCATGATAGCCTATTGTCCTCTCAATCCATCGTCTTTTTAAACGTCAGATGCATGTATCTAATCTAATGTTACAGCTACATATGATGTGCTTGTATTTGCAGAAGGCCATAAAAGAAAAGGACATTCCCATTGATGGTGTAGAATTCATGGGCCCAAATAAAGAGAAAGGTGACAGATGAGATGGATCTCCCCAACAACGTTGCCTTGTGACTCACTGGCATCACTTACTGGGAATGCAATGGAACATGAACAGGGTGTCCACCAATTTAGCTTGAATTGGGTTTTGTTTGAGGTCGCTGTCCTCGTGTGGAGACTTAAGAGCATTCATATGAAGGATCCAAAGTGCTGAATGACAATTGGGATTGGATTTTGGGTATTGATTACAAAAGGAACCTATGAATCCAGACATTTGGGTCAGACCAATAAACATCCATTTTTTTAttcttattttacctttatttaaccaggcaagtcagttaagaacaaattcttattttcaatgacggcctgggaacagtgggttaactgccagttcaggtgcagaacgacacatttgtacctttgtcagctcggggtttgaactcgcaaccttctggttactagtccaacgctctaaccactaggctaccctgccgccccaagatgGATATAATGTGGTGGGCACTTCAGATGATCATTTTAAAATGATTATGATGCTTTGCAAAGGGAGTTTTATTGAACTTTTTAAATTCTGGAATTGTCAATGTCTATTAGTGTCCTGGTATAATGTCCCGCAAGACAACTGAAGAGGGCATCAATGTGGATGCATTGGACTTGGTTCATACTGTACAAGATTAGAAGTTTTGTGGGTCTCTTTgctccaagttaaacaattttactGGAATGTGTTTAGTTCAGTGATGCAATGTAATGTTATTAACATATACATTGACAAAGCAATAAATAGAATAAACATGTTTCATTACCACCAATTCATATTTTCAGCTCTGAGGATGGACCAGAAATGACAAAAGGTATAGCATGAAACCCAATCTGCAACGTGACAACCCATTGAGTGCAGGTGTTTGGTTTGAAAAACAAAATTATCTTGAATTCAGCCACCACAGGTTACAAAAACATTGAAAGGGGAAGGAATGAACTGATTAAAAAGTTTgacatttatttaaaataaaacaaattgaaGGATTTCGGGTTTACCAGCAGATTACAATCAAACAGTTTCCAAAAGGTATTCAGACACTTGGAGGTCCACACTTACAATTCATTTAAAAATAGACATTGCAGGCAGATGTTCACATTTAGTTTTTGTTGAGAGTCACACTCAGGGCAGTGTTCATCACAAATGGATCATGTTCATACATGACCTAGAGCAGCAAGACCAGTAAATTGACAAGTTAACAAATGGTCTCACCAGACATCAGCTCAATACAGTGCGCTGACACAGGGAACTGAAGTTTACATCAATCAACAGGAAAAGAAATCAACCATATTAAGGCCAACAAGAAGGCAGGGCTGACTGACCATGGAATGCACATAGCAAGCAAAAGGGGGACAATTATTTGTGTGTGTCAGGGAGGAGAACTGGTATAAACAAAACATAATTAAACTACCCCTAATCATCAGTGCCCTCTTGTGAATGGCTGGCTGGTCTACCGATAGTGGCGTGGGGGTGGGCTGTGGTGTGTTACTGGGTGTCGCCTCGCTGGGGGGCTATGGCGGGACACATGGCGCCGTGGAGGTGACTGGTAGCGCTGTGGAGGGGACCCTCTGCTTTTGTAAGGAGGTGGTGAGTAGCCACGCCCCCGGGGGGATCTGGAGCGGGACGGCGAGCGACCATAACTGGCACCATGTTCTCCGTGGACACGAATGTTTGCCATCTCCCCCTGAAGGACATACAGAGCAAATGACTGAGGAGACAATCTTTCGTCATGGGCTTGAATAAGCTTGTAACTCGCAAATGCACTCCTATTTGAGATGTTTTGCTGTGGCGAGGTGTACTCACCTGATGGGAGCGGAACTCAGTCCTGTCCAGTCTGCGCAGGGCATACTCCATGTCCTCCCGACGGACAAACTCCACCACCCCTTCACCATCCCGCTGCACGTCGGCAAAACACACATCCCCTGCCTCACGCATGTGGTCTTTAAGATCCTGCCAGCTCCCTGATGGGGGCAAGCCTGGGAGGGGAGACAGCACATTGTCATACAAGAAGCTGCTAAGTCTGCATAATGCTTAGTGGAGTGGCCTTTTCAACTACAGATTCTTATAGCCCTGTTTCAAGTGGCATATCTCCAATTCACATTTGTGTCTACATTTTCATGCAAAGCTTTGAGGGAAACCATAAGTATGCAAATACTGTCAGTCTCTCAACTAATATTTTCCCTTGATTTGAAAGAAAAAAAGTTGCATATGATCTGACTGCCAGATTGAAACCTAAGAAATAGGAATGTCTAGCTATATAAGAGGACATACAACACAGATACAATAGAGAACTACCAATGGGTAAAACAAAAATGAATGATAAAACATACACCTACCAGTCACTATGGCCGGTGTTTGGGTATATGCAGTCAACATGATCAGTTAGAGCTTTTACTGTTTTGTTCCTGTTTGTTTTGGGCAGCTGACTTGACCTCCACTTAGTCCCTTTGACCTCCAGTCcgccaagagagagagacaaaaacaaCTGCCTACGACTCAGAACGTCCACCTACCAGTCACTATCACCCGGAACTCAGATCTCCGAGTTGGAGGCCCAAACCTCCCCTTAGGACCCCCTCCTTCGCCTCTTTCTCCGCCTCCCATAGGGCCACTAAATTTGGCACCAGAGGAGCGAGGGTATTCTACACGAAGCTTGGAGTCACCGAATCCATATCCATTCCTTCCATAGACAGCATCTTCTGCATCCCTAAGAGAAGAGAGCACAGAACTCCTTACTTACTTGCCTAAGGGATATACACTTGTCAACGCCTTCTCCATCCATTCACTGAGGTCAGTCCCAGGCGATGTTACTAAATCAGGAGAACACCTTGCCAAACAGCCAGGTATTGTGATTGGACGTGTACACACACTAGATCATTCCAGGAACTCACCGTGGATCTTCGAAGCGAACAAAAGCAAAAGGGATGGTTCCCCTGTTATTCTTTAGTTCGATATCCCGAATTTTTCCATATTTGAAGAAGAGATCCTCTATGTCCCTCTCCTGGACATCCATTGGAAGATTTCCCACGTAGATCCTTCCATCAGTCATTGTTGGTATTGGATAGGCCCTGCTAAAATAAACCGAAGGCACCTGCAGGCTTCAAACTCATTGATCCATTCCAAGAACAAAGGTGGAGGTGAGCCGTATCCTAAATCCCAATCCATCCTCTTCTAATGCTTTAAATATACCCTCAGAAATCTAGAATCCGTATCCTAATCTTAGTCCCAATCCACATTTGTCCATTCTCTTCTAATGCTTTAATTAGGAAAAATCTAGAATCTTTGTGGagcaggagtagtagtagcagtaacgtTACATGTTGAGTTCAAGACAATCTGCACAGCACCTTGGACCAGTCTGAAAGCTTTAAAACACAGGATAATGATGAATGCCTTAGACTCAAACCATATAGCCATCAGAAGTCGTTTGAACATACACTAATTAGTGGCTAGCTAGCAAGTACTACTGACCTTCCCTCAAAGTGACGTAGCCTATAATTTACAAACCACTTCGATAGCTAGCCTTCGTAGCAAAGAGGCGGGCTACAGTTAGCTAAACAGACAGCAAAGAGGGCTGGCACTTCAAGGTGTGTTTCATGTATTTAATAACATTCCACACTGATTCCGCTCCAtgcattaccatgagcccgtcttCCTCAAatgtgccaccagcctcctgtgacaAAGTGATTGACTAGGTAACGTTCGATACAGTAGTTAGTTAGCAAACGTTAGCCCTCTGATTCCATCCTTGCTAGctaggctaacgttagctagttaacgctGTCTACTATGCTCTTCCGTTTTAAAGTGTAAATAGCAACAGGTACATCGCTCGGTTATGAATGTTTATGAGTAGCAAATTATTTGCTATAAAATTTCAGACATACCTCACTGTAATTTATGTAAAATACGGGCGGGATCACTATCTAGCAGTCTCTTCCTCAATGCAGGAAGTCAGCTCGGGCGGTAGTTTGATCTCTACGTCAGAAATACTAATGCTAAAGTCTACTCTCCTCTTCAATTTTAAAGTGTAAATAGCAACAGGTACATTGATCGTGAGTAGCGAATTATTTACTATAAAAAAATTGACATACCTCAAGTGTAATTTATGTACAATACTGGAACGCTATCAAGCAGTGCTTCAACAATGCAGGAAATTAGCTCGAGCTGTCGCTGGATATCTACGTCAGAAATACTAAAGCTGAAGTCTACTCTCCTCTTCAATTTTAAAGTGTAAATAGCAACAGGTATTTTGGTCGTTTATGTGTAGCGAATTACTTgctatacatttttattttattttcagacaTACCTCAGTGTAATTTATGAAAGATACTCTATCTAGCAGTCGCTTCCTCAATGCAGGAAGTCAGCTCGAGCAGTCGCGTCAGAAATGCGAACGCTAAAGTCTACTCTCCTCTTCAATGTTAAAGCGTAAATAGCAAGAGCTACTTTGATCGGTTATGAATGTTTATGTGAGCTGTTTATGTTTTGCATGTTActgtttaatttaaaaaaaattgagcTATCGCTGGTTCTTTACGTCAGAAATACGCGCCCACTTTTGAGACAGAAAAATATTTGCATAGGCTTATCAATACAATCTTCCCTTTGGAGGCAAGGCACAATCTAATTTCAACAGTCTGACCCTGTGACTTTGTTTGGTAACCTGAGGGTTGGATGGGGCTAGCGGATAAATCACTCCAAATTAATTTACAGTTAGAACTTATGGATGCAAGGAGTCAACAAGATTGTCAAAAATGTCAGATAATTTACCCAATGTCATGTTCATCTCACTGACTGGTTTACTCAAGACTTTTTGTATGTTTCCATTTTTCTGTCAATTTTTCTGATATAGCTTCCTTCCATTAATACCGTAGCCACCACCAGAGTGAGCTCCAGTGATGGCATGTAAGAGCGAGTTGAGGTTCTGCTGCATTGTGAAACATTGAACcatagagatgaggagggaggccaACAGAAGAAGGTGCCAAAACATTTCAGTGTCACCGCTGTCATGCTGTGGGACACATCTAATCTGACATCTAAATGCTTCCACGACAGAGATGTGTGCATGTGGATGGGAGGTCTGATTTTTCAGGAACAGGCAGAGGGACAACTCTCAGAACAGAGCATTTAAAGAGTATTACAGCCCTATCAGGTCAATCTCATTTCATTTGTATCAATAAGGTTTATGTGATTTGTCTCTCTTGATAAAGGATTTTTAAATAACATTGCAGCCTTTTTGTTATCACAGTTGTTGTAGAGGGTGCATATGATGTATaacatgaaatcaaatcaaatttatttatttatatagcccttcttacatcagctgatatctcaaagtgctgtacagaaacccagcctaaaacccaaaacagcaagcaatgcaggtgtagaagcacggtggttaggaaaaacaccctaaaaaggccaaaacctgagaggaaccaggctatgtggggtgtccagtcctctgctggctgtgccgggtggatttTTACAACAGAAAATGGCTAAGATGTTCAAATgatcataaatgaccagcatggtcaaataataataatcacagtagttgtcgagggtgcaacaggggagcacctcaagagtaatgtcagttggcttttcatagacgatcattgagagtatctctatctgctcctgctgtctctagagagttgaaaacaacagttctgggacaggtagcacgtccggtgaacaggtcagggttccatagctgcaggcagaacagttgaaattggagcagcagcaaggccaggtggactggggacagcaaggagttatcatgccaggtagtccggaggcatggtcctagggctcaggtcctctgagagagagaaagagagaattagagagagcatacttaaattcacacaggacaccggataagacaggagaagtactccagatataacagactgaccctagccccccgacacataaactactgcagcataaatactggaggctgagacaggaggggtcaggagacactgtggccccatctgatgacacccccagacagggccaaacaggcaggatataaccccatgaGCCTTGATGTATAACAGTGTCTTGCAGGCATGGTATTCACTAGATAAAGgtaacaccaacataaagtgtcttaatagagCGTTGGGCCACCTCGAGCCacaacagcttcaatgcaccttggcatagattctaaaagtgtctggaactctattggagggatgtgatgcaattcttccacaagaaattccatcatttgatggtggtggaaaacgctgtctcaggcaccgCTCCAGAATCCCCCaaaagtgttcaattgggttgaaatATGGTGATTGAGGCGGCCACGGCATATGCTTTACatagttttcatgctcatcaaaccattcagtaaccactcgtgccctgtggatggggtattgtgatcatATTGGGGTATAGCCAtgatagccaaaataatggcctgcccagcatttttatacatgccCCTGAAGATCGAGATTTGTAGCAATATATATACTTAATTATTATTTCTAATGCAGTTATGcacacatgctctttccatgatgcAGACTTTCCAAGTGAATTcaggtgaacgctatgatcccttattgatgtctttgtaaatgaaggggagaaggatttttaagccttgaggcatggattgtgtatgtgtgccattcagagggtgaatgggaaagacaaaagatttaagtgcctttgaacggggtatggtagtaggtgccaggcgcaccgattTGAGTTAAgatctgcaacgctgctgggtttttcatacAGAACAGTTTCCTgcgtgtatcaagaatagtccatcacctgaaggacatccagccaactgtgggAAGAATTTGAGTCAACATGGCCCAGAATCCCTATGGAATACTTTCAACACTTTGTAGAGTCTATGCCCTGACGatttgagactgttctgagggcaaaaggagggagggggtgcaactcaatataatgttttgtacactcagtgtatatccatATAGAGATCTCAAGTACTTTATGTCAGATACTGTGAGTTTTAACCCTTCACTTCTGCTCTGTGCTATTCTTAGAAAGGGCCACAATGCTGAGGGATTCCTCTGGAAGAGAGCTCTACTTATTCTGAGCAGTAAAGCATTTATCATTTAAGCattcagcatttaacaccatagtacccttcaaactcgtcatcaagctcgagtccctggatctcgaccccgccctgtgcaactgggtcctggacttcctgacgggccgccccccaggtggtgagggtaggtaacaacatctctacacccgctgatcctcaacactggggccccacaagggtgcgttctcagccctctcttgtactccctgttcacccacgactgcgtggccatgcacgcctccaactcaatcatcaagtttgcagacaacactacagtggtaataacctcacacacaacaaaacaaaggagatgattttggacttcaggaaacagcagagggagcacccccctatccacatcgacgggacagtagtggagagggtag includes these proteins:
- the sgsm1b gene encoding small G protein signaling modulator 1 isoform X1, whose translation is MISLCFFIPEAETRQKLLRNVKKEVKQIMEESVTRKFVHADSSHIISFCAVVEACVLHGLKRRAAGLLCSNKVAALFMKVGKSFTPAEELCQKVQELEQLIETNRQAQLNNGSVQKQPGLTNLPPQGLRNLWIRTALMEKLLDKIVMYLVENSSTFYDSEAILMDPVDGPILASLLVGPCALEYTKVKTADHFWTDPSADELVQRHRIHSGHCRQDSPSRRPALIQKRQSSGSMEDRPILWARDYVESLHQNNRATLLFGKNNVLVQPRDDMEAIPGYLSLHQTADLMTLKWTPNQLMNGTVADDTEKSVYWDFAMTIRLEEIVYLHCHQQVDSGGTVVLVSQDGIQRPPLRFPRGGHLLQFLTCLETGLLPHGQLDPPLWSQRGKGKVFPKLRKRSPQGSVESVSDKEEDEATDYVFRILLPGTPSDFVAPELMDQAVNMWHPTPRKSSCFSCSQNGSPVGSLSNGCNQDRAPLKLLCDTMKYQIISRAFYGWLAYCRHLSTVRIHLSALVNSTIIDPNVPHDARGGLTVDVWSSFLQDCSAYDEHELLRLVYYGGVAPTIRKEVWPFLLGHYHFDMTQKRRLEVDKQVRAYYEQTMKEWLGCEAIVKQREGEKHAEAIAKCNSVERPGPVQRDSTISTDSSQSTSSEKQIAQSDSSSSTQAFGSVEEVDPIESEMKPEEGKEVSKIPLKDCPDVANRNVTSESGDPPKKISVGSGLPEQPQSTNNNSPATKLPATDLTVKTVATQPSPEPSEPQGAASRPVAETQAGSKLTEDLPVSRSTEEPKVTITIDDKAGEERPKAPTQESKAPESKEVECSESVEIIQIPERVKERGSDKEDVKSLGNTETENKVAGNGLSEVYTTKDPKLPVRAAYATENTDILKLETEVSNVYIPAPPLGEATVNKTLESKASVSEPSCATEPSLTEGNKASTIAVEADIAEKEDPNFSDIEEITESELQKIKTPQTSEACVCEKDMGSTEEKVSEIAETKTLDTVEASVPEKSNTKAAEMTVAIDSEKHAPCMPVLKPPQLEARASVTVTAHSMRSPDTLDSDDSPSALEMEDIPTAWARPLSGLMAPPAAPFLALGRVVSGEPVLHASSNTSLDGTEPTLSEEEPEMESLYPQSDFLVVTGELKPEVSPVVVSPAGTTYSQDQLDLYLLNLHRIDKDVRRCDRTYWYFTPANLEKLRNIMCSYVWQHLEIGYVQGMCDLLAPLLVILDDEVMAFSCFSELMKRMNQNFPHGGAMDSHFANMRSLIQILDSELFELMQMNGDYTHFYFCYRWFLLDFKREMLYDDVFSVWESIWAATYTSSTHFVLFIALALVEIYRDIILENNMDFTDIIKFFNEMAEHHNIPQVLTMARDLVLKVQTLIENK